The stretch of DNA ATTATCAAATTTAATATTTAAAATGAGTTATGAAAATATCCCTTTTGTATCAATCATTATACCATTAAAAAAAATAAATGAATATATTAGAGAGTCAATGGCGTATATTTTGAATCTTGACTATGATAAATTTGAGATTATTCTATTTCCAGACGAAAGCTCAAAGGAAACTTTTAAGAAAACTAAAATTATTGCCACAGGACCTATTGGACCTGCAGAAAAAAGAGATTTAGCTCTTAAATATGCTAAAGGAGAAATTTTCGCATTTTTAGATGATGATGCTTTTCCAAGGAGAGATTGGCTTAAAAATGCAGTAAAACATTTTAAAGATTCCAGCATTGCAGCTGTGGGAGGTCCTGCGGTGACGCCGGAGAATGACTCTATTTGGCAACAGGCTTCCGGGGCGGTATTCGAAACCAAGCTTGGAGGTGGTAACTACACCTATCGCTATGTCCCCCAGAAGATGAGAGTAATAGATGATTATCCCTCCGTTAATTTCCTTGTTCGGAGGGATATTTTCCAACAATTAGGTGGTTTTGATTCAATTTATTGGCCGGGAGAGGATACTAAGTTGTGCTTGGAAATTACAAAAAGGTTAGGTAAAAAAATAATATATGATCCAAAAGTGCTGGTATGGCATCATCGCAGATATCTTTTTGCGGAACACCTAAATCAAATTAAAGGTTATGCCCTTCATAGGGGTTATTTTGCGAAAACTTTACCTGAAACCTCTCTTAGATTAAGTTATTTTATCCCTTCCTTCTTTGTCGCTTTCCTTCTTATTGGTATACCTTTATCCTTATATCATAAGATTTTCTCTCTTGGATACCTATTAGTAGCCTTATTTTATTTATGCGCTATTTTTCTGAGCGGTTTAATCACATCTATCAGAAAAAGGAATTTAATAATTGGAATTCTTACTATGCTTGGCATTATATCCACTCATATTACATATGGCTTATATTTTATAAAAGGTTTAATTACTAAGGAGCTTAAACGATGAAGATATTCATTTCCTATCCTCCATTAAAAAGTAATAAAGGGACGCCATTGCTAAGCCAAAATAGGCAGTTCCAATGGTTTAATAACCCAACCTATATTTATCCTATGGTTCCTGCCTCAGCAGCTACTCTTTTAGAGCAAAACGGTCACCAAGTTATTTGGAATGATTGTATTGCAGAAAATTGGTCTTATAGCCAATTTATTGATTTTTTTAAACAGGAATTACCAGAAGTAATAGTTATAGAAACTAAGACACCGGTAATAAAAAGACATTGGCAGATTATAAATGAACTTAAGGACATTAATTCGAATTGCAAAACAGTTCTCGTAGGCGACCATGTGACAGCTTTGCCGGAAGAATCTATTAAAAACAGCCAAGTTGATTTTGTGATAACGGGTGGCGATTATGATTTTCTATTAGTCGATCTTTGTAATGCTCTTCAAGAACTAATCCAAACTAATCAGCAACATCGCTCCAAAAATCAATTGCAATTATCAGAAATGTTAGAGCTGGGGATATGGTACAGGGAGAATAACAAGATTAAAAACACAGGTAGCTTTAAATTAAACCATAATCTTAACAGCCTTCCTTTTATAGACCGCGATTTAACTAAATGGAAGCTTTATAGTGAGTGCAATGGGAACTATATTAGACTGCCAGGCACATATACCATGGTTGGAAGAGATTGCTGGTATCATAAATGCACTTTCTGTTCTTGGACCACCCTTTATCCCAGATTCAGAGTTAGAAAACCAGAACTTTTGCTCGATGAAATAGAAATGCTGGTTTTCAATTATGGCGTAAAAGAGATAATGGATGATACAGGAACTTTTCCTGTTGGAAAATGGATGAGAGCATTTTGTAAAGGGATGATAGAAAGAGGCTTAAACAGAAAGGTATTTATTGATTGTAATATGCGGTTCGGTGCCCTCTCCTTAGAAGATTATAAGCTGATGAAAAAGGCAGGCTTTAGGTTGATATTATTTGGCTTGGAATCAGCTAATCAAAAGACTCTGGAAAAAATTAGTAAATCTCTTACCACTGAGGAAATCATCAATTCCTGTAAAAATGCAAAAAAAGCAGGGCTAGCCCCCCACCTTACTATCATGTTTGGCTATCCTTGGGAAGACTATAACGATGTAATGCGAACGATAAAATTGGGTAAATACTTAATGAAAAAGGGTTACGCCCATACACTACAGGCTACATTAGTGATTCCTTATCCAGGAACCCCCCTATTTGAAGAATGCAGGCGGGCAAATCTACTAAAAACACTGGATTGGGACCGATATGATATGAGAGAACTGGTTATGAAAGTCCCTATAGAAGAAAAGAAATTAATGCAGGCTATTCAACAACTATACAAAATTGCTTTAGACCCGGAATTCTTGCTTCGCCGAATATTATCTATTAGAAGTTTTTATGATATTAAATTCTTTACCAGAGCAGCAAAAGCAGTTATGGGGCATATAAGAGATTTCAATAATTAGCTTAAATATAACAAACAATAAATACTAGGCATGAAATCAATATCAATCCTGATACCAACCCTCAATTCAGAAAAGACGCTTAACGAATGTCTGGAATCTATCGCATTTCAAGATTATCCCTCCGATAAAATTGAAATAATTATTGCCGATGCAGGCTCAATTGATAAAACGCTCAGCATTATTGATAGATTTAAAGAAAAGCCTAGGAAAATAAAGATAAATAAAAATTAAATATCCTATGATTAATGATTACCGGGAAGTCTTGCAAAGCAATAACAGGCATATAAATATTAATAGGTTAGTAAAGAAATAGAATTTGCTTTTAAAAATATGGTCTTAACAGATTCTATTCGGGTAAAAGAATTATATAAATATCCTTCTATGAGTATTATTATTCCTACTTATAATTCAGAAAAGATGTTAAAAGGACTTCTTAATAGCATAAAAAACCAAGATTACCCTGCAGAAAAGATTGAGATTTTAGTTGTAGATGACGATTCAACAGACAATACTGTCAATATTGCTAGAGATTATGGAGCAAAAATATTAAGAAATGGCGCTCATAATATAGAAATGGGAAAATCTATTGGCTTAAGGGCGTCAAAAAATGAATATGTTTTTTTTATCGATGATGATAATCGATTACCTAAAAAAAATTGGCTTGGTAAATGTATTGAGGCAATGCTTATTAACCCAAATTGCGTAGGCGCGGAAGCAATATGGTTTAGATATGACAAGAGCGATTCCCTCGCTAACAGATATTGTTCCCTTTTTGGCATAAATGATCCTGTTGTATTTTATCTTGGAAAGCGAGATAGATTAATGTATATAGAAAGGACATGGAAATTATCTGGAAAAATTATTAAGGAAACAAAAAATTATTATGTTATAGAATTTGACGAATTTAGCTTACCAACAATAGGTTCTCAAGGCTTCTTAACGAAAAAAAGTCTGCTTCTTAAAACTAATTATTATCCCCGCTTTTTTCATATGGATAGTAATTTAGAGCTAGTAAAAATGGGATTTAATAAATTTTTAATGATGAAGCTTGATATTATCCATCTTCATTCTAATAATATTCAGCATTTTTTAAAAAAACTTAAAAGAAATATTGAGCTATTTCATAAATACAAAGCACTACGCAAATATAAATATCATATAAATATATTAAGATTGTTTTTTATTTTTTTATTAATGGTAACAATTTTAAAACCTTTT from Patescibacteria group bacterium encodes:
- a CDS encoding radical SAM protein; protein product: MKIFISYPPLKSNKGTPLLSQNRQFQWFNNPTYIYPMVPASAATLLEQNGHQVIWNDCIAENWSYSQFIDFFKQELPEVIVIETKTPVIKRHWQIINELKDINSNCKTVLVGDHVTALPEESIKNSQVDFVITGGDYDFLLVDLCNALQELIQTNQQHRSKNQLQLSEMLELGIWYRENNKIKNTGSFKLNHNLNSLPFIDRDLTKWKLYSECNGNYIRLPGTYTMVGRDCWYHKCTFCSWTTLYPRFRVRKPELLLDEIEMLVFNYGVKEIMDDTGTFPVGKWMRAFCKGMIERGLNRKVFIDCNMRFGALSLEDYKLMKKAGFRLILFGLESANQKTLEKISKSLTTEEIINSCKNAKKAGLAPHLTIMFGYPWEDYNDVMRTIKLGKYLMKKGYAHTLQATLVIPYPGTPLFEECRRANLLKTLDWDRYDMRELVMKVPIEEKKLMQAIQQLYKIALDPEFLLRRILSIRSFYDIKFFTRAAKAVMGHIRDFNN
- a CDS encoding glycosyltransferase, with the protein product MSYENIPFVSIIIPLKKINEYIRESMAYILNLDYDKFEIILFPDESSKETFKKTKIIATGPIGPAEKRDLALKYAKGEIFAFLDDDAFPRRDWLKNAVKHFKDSSIAAVGGPAVTPENDSIWQQASGAVFETKLGGGNYTYRYVPQKMRVIDDYPSVNFLVRRDIFQQLGGFDSIYWPGEDTKLCLEITKRLGKKIIYDPKVLVWHHRRYLFAEHLNQIKGYALHRGYFAKTLPETSLRLSYFIPSFFVAFLLIGIPLSLYHKIFSLGYLLVALFYLCAIFLSGLITSIRKRNLIIGILTMLGIISTHITYGLYFIKGLITKELKR
- a CDS encoding glycosyltransferase; amino-acid sequence: MKSISILIPTLNSEKTLNECLESIAFQDYPSDKIEIIIADAGSIDKTLSIIDRFKEKPRKIKINKN
- a CDS encoding glycosyltransferase family 2 protein, whose product is MVLTDSIRVKELYKYPSMSIIIPTYNSEKMLKGLLNSIKNQDYPAEKIEILVVDDDSTDNTVNIARDYGAKILRNGAHNIEMGKSIGLRASKNEYVFFIDDDNRLPKKNWLGKCIEAMLINPNCVGAEAIWFRYDKSDSLANRYCSLFGINDPVVFYLGKRDRLMYIERTWKLSGKIIKETKNYYVIEFDEFSLPTIGSQGFLTKKSLLLKTNYYPRFFHMDSNLELVKMGFNKFLMMKLDIIHLHSNNIQHFLKKLKRNIELFHKYKALRKYKYHINILRLFFIFLLMVTILKPFYDCILGYIKKHDIAWFIHVIYCFVVPLMYLYVTFKWKIKSFFDRLV